DNA sequence from the Uloborus diversus isolate 005 chromosome 1, Udiv.v.3.1, whole genome shotgun sequence genome:
tatttttcttattcaccttgtagtggtaaggataacaagagagtgtccctttaaatcggatgtagaacatccataatttcagggtgtccgggggtttttcccccgagaaattttcgaaaaaaaaatctgtattttgaggccttatattaggtaattgagactacaaaaatatgaagaaaaaaaaaaaggcaaacaaagccttttaaaagttatacattcttttacaaatcaagatcaaacaaaataaaaactgcttgctGTACAAATCATGGAACTTCATGGACAGagaagaaaaacgagagaggagaaaagagaagtacttcgtcatctgctcatattggcttttagtgaagtttgtttttgatcactccccctacccccattttttttttttttttttttttcattaaatgttctacagtatgaaaattgtaaaaaatagtttaaaagaaatggtgtagacattcagaaaataagaacggaagagtaatattctggccatttggacaattcatactttattttcttgataagatacaaaattgaagaacttttcaaggaatttcaaaaacttaaataattttcaaagactctcgaacagttgaaattatttgaagctctttatacacttttcagaagttgatttcacaatcttacaaaatgattataactttgtaagacacacccgttttaagttaaaaataaatgcaacgaaatatttctcgaaacaaacttttttttttcaatcacatgtagtgcagaaaatgaaagagagtagagtaagtgttatttctTTTCTCATACTAATGgtattaacaatatgcagtagaagtaagaaaaaaaaaacaagcaataacaaaagaacttccatgatactgaatttggcattaaataaatgcaagacaagaaacatatcagtcacaaaaatgatcttgaaaattatgctacaaaaacgcgagaatcgtgatttttgcattttttactcaggatgtatcaaggagctgaatttggcacatcttggtaacaaaatactcgcctaatcggaaactaggggcccagcctttggggaatCCCCGACTCGAATCAGTACAGTGCAAGTTTTATAgcagttttagggggaggagggcagggtcgtgcacagaggggagaagggacacctgttggctcgggcccgagcttaaatggggcccaatattttaaaacctacggttgaaaatatgggtaaacaatatggagagggcccaaaaaaagcatttgtgacagtcccaaaatttctgtgcacgcccctggaggaggaacttcacagaagtcagtttggtagacttgaaaaatcTACCAAACTGACAAAGGGCTTGCCTTAACCCTgaactgccctgaattgaattgggaaagagagcaggaagtcctaattaaaggtctaaatttcaagtgtgccttgcagctaatgagaactagaactgcttcaaaatattataaattttgaatagtagcaaaatgaagaataaaaaaaaactttgttattttccttttctgacattaggaattaaaaaaaaaaccttcttctgttttacggtacaaaacatttcgggtttcggggggggggggggggccgggcccgtcaggcccccctctggatacggccctggtgctttaatactcattgcagataaaactcatacTGTAGTACTAATATATAGatgtattctgaatattagtttcaaaatttgtgaaatgatctatataatgcaaaaacctgtataacgcaaaagctctggtcacaaggtgtgcgttataacggtcttctactgtatttgtcatattatggtttctaaaatcacaaaattatgttggtattttttactttctttgtttgaagatagttgcatagtaaaatacattcagtaatgagctaaaacaaataactattgcggTAGTAAGCAGTTTAATTGAAAGCGAGTGGTGTGagtaatgatagtgttacggtgctgagagcactcatagaatttgtcccagtgcgtgAACCTTCGAGTGAAATTTGTCGCCTGCGGCGCTCTCATCTAATTGTTGCTGATctagaaaaaaaacatatcagggtttgatttttacattaaatggttttcttcaattattagagttaataaagtaatctgtattaactttttaactctattaaagcattaattttgagacatttttatttaatgaactccgagccttattcaaagcaagcttaaattagttatttcacttatagtaatcaaagtgcgacagcaatcctttatgctttattcttttaatgatagtttagatttatttaaacatcatttcaataatttcaGAGCTTTATATTCACTGCTTTGTAATAGATTAAAagcataattattactgtaaattaaattagcttttaacAAAAATAccatgcgtgttttttttttttttttttttttttaagccaaaaaatGTGTCCGCTTGTCGAGTTTCTCAGAGTGTCGATTTACCAAGAGTCGAGTTTTTGGAgttctaatgttgatcatatgactcttaaatgcttaaaaaactttaaacctcactattttttttaatctcaaatttagaaaatttcccctggcaaggcccccgttatggcaccctcccccccccaatagttgttataaatcggtgccactgggagtgcctttccatgcaagtcaagtgcactcactaccttgtatagtgctgtagcctagctatggcactgcacggctccctacaaaatggaactgtaaaattgtcccacacttaaggcaagtgacatgatctaattgaagcataaaatttgtgtaccaatttttagattgttttactttgaaaacgccatgtcacatattgtttgtataaattatacacaccagaaaatatgtaagttggcattttcaaggcacaaaaatctgaattttttttcggggaggggggggggggctctgtgctttaacatactccttagaccccggtgacatccgcctcccccccccccaataatttttccaagtcggcgcccatgtggtagggtgtacgcaactataaaatttcaaggtcaaatgtcacaaaaatcgttttttttgcgctttttttttttgtaaatatctcatttcctatgggttttttgctattttttatttattatcaatattgtagaatacaaaatactctacaaagtttgtttaaaagattttttttatacggtgaaccgttttcgagatagagggcggagagcgcgtggtcacaggatcacttcaggtcaacccgTGCCTCCagtcgaaaacgcgccatatatagcTGAAAAACGGAGATAGACTCGACTCGGAGATATACTCGGAGAAAATTATCCTCATtccaaaacacatattttatttctaaccGCATTAAGTGGCTGTGACACAATTTCTGcgttttttaaaaagggaaaaaaatcatttttaaaagtttttgagaagctgacaaatttggatgaactagctgcagcatttgaggaagaaaattgttcGGCCCAGAGATTATTGAAGAGTGGAACTCAAACTTGATTGGCAGTCTATAATGCTCCGAAATCTGTGAAAAGTCTCGATCATCTTCGTTATATGCATTACGTCAAGTCTACAAAACCTAATGAACCTGTgcagctttcaaatattccacCAACAAATGCAGCTActcatcaacatttcaaacgtgtatattatcaagttcaaacttggttagggcatgatttggaaccccaggtatatggttgggcaatgcgaaacgattttctggagcctatcatgacaattttaccacctgctccagaagatttgctaaatacaattttctgatgcggatgcaggaaagcgggcttgcaatgctctttagcttgtgGCCAATGTAGTAGGTAAGCTTGTCGCAATGCTCTACCATATCAGAGCAACATTAACAAAGAtggaacctttgaccccgaaatcaTGGAAAAACTTGCGACAAATGtcgttgaagacgataatgaagaccagttttaaatttaccagcagccggaagacgacgatgaagaggaagaagatgcttaaaattataaattgtagtttttgtaccctttattccatttttttacttttaataaaaataaaggtattgaatgatattttttaataaaaagattaattcataatttatttgttttttttttcatcatgtaagaatttattaatattatgttaaatatcaaatataattcctatattttcattaataattcTGTAATTATATGGGcaggtaagtgttgttaagtaaaCTAATACTATATAAAAAGTGGATAAGTtaggaaaaaatgataaaatataatataatagttaataaaaattgacaaatatttataatcattgatttatcgatagttcatcaactatatatggcgcttttcgaccggaggcatcggttgacctgaagtgatcctgtgaccgcgcgctctACGCCTtttatctcgaaaacggttcaccgtatgaaaaaaaaatttttaaacaaaatttgtagagaattttgtttctacaatattgataataaatacaaatagcaaaaataaccataggaaatgagatatttacaaaaaaaagcgcaaaaaaaaaaacgattttcgtgacctttgaccttgaaatttaatagttgcgtacaccctaccacaTGTAggttttgagggggaaaaaaaatattgcgtatttttaaaactttttttttttttttttctgaagagggtgaaatgtttTCACTATTACATACTTAATTTTTAGAAAGGTATCTTTTAcgctttttgcaggatgggttaagcaaaaaataaaacccgGAAGAAAgcgcaaaataaaggtttttttcaaaaattcataaaaaatacaaaaattggtctACCTGCAAAAACGTTGTTTTCATTATATAAGGaataaaatttccttcattttagaacaaaaaaattttttctggcgCATATGATTTTTGTTCTGTGAGGTAAAAAgagctaaaaactgctaaaaatcacataaaacattaaataacttttttttttatagttaaaatatcaaaaatcgaagcacGAGGTGCACACCGGCGGCAAAAGTTGCAGATGTATACCAAATTTTATctttctagaccttaccgttttccgtggatgcgcgccacaaacacacacacagacacacacaaacatcttgttttattatatgtatagatagaagaTAGAAGATTCCTTTTACAAGTGTTccttttacaaatatatttaaaaaagtgtaattgtttaagtatatttaattgtttaatattgtgatttagttcgttttagtaggatgttatcatgtcacacaataaattctcacctccgttacctaaacacaaaacgctatttctcattaacacgtgacagtaatgacatcacattttattttccatgatacaagggagcccccttctttattttcagccatttctattaggcctatattaaaggaaaattcctcacctccatgatagagcttatcaatgtcattatttctgaggtgaaaataaatgatggaggggaaatacatcaatattaggCATTCCACCAAAATTATTAATTGCCAGTATATTTgcaaatttactatttttttaacacaaGTAAAATACTATTTAcaactaaaaactatttttaacacacatttgaactaaaagggtaactaaaaattaagccgtactttaattaagagagcttagtaTTAGATTATAGAAAATAGCTCAtgttttgcacaattaacaaaattactactttgatattaaattggcttcGATTGTAaaacaattaaagtttttttcttttttttttagtttccgtgaacaaggcatttttaaatttttttttatgtataagtaAAATCGTTGGAACTTAGGTGGGCCATTGTTAATGgtaacttctagtaggtaacactttcatgtaagtatataaaaaaaaagtttcgaaattgaaaattatttgagttcaaaagttacgctttctggagaatgacccagaTAATGTATTTAGTTGGGCCTGATTATTGAATAGATCAACTAGACCATGTTCTAGGGTCCCCGCTTTTTAGAGGCCTCCAAATGGCTGAAATTGTTTCAACCAATGGCTAAAACTGCAAGATTTGACTACAGAGAGGACTTCTGAAAAAGTACTTGGCCTTGAACCCCCAATATCTTAATTCTTAATCAGACCCTGGTACTAAACACTTCTGTTTCATCGAGGGTAAAAATGATTTGTTATTAACTTAAAGCAAAGACTTTCAGATCACTAATAACAAAGGGTTTACTTGGAAAATCCGAACTTTCGGGAATTAGAACAGTCCCAATTAGTTTAGATTTCTGAGGCTCCACTATACATCTAAAACTGTAtcctttaagtttaaaatattgttattcatttcaaaaaaactttaatgtgacggtaaaaatactttttcgacTCGGCGCTTGACTGGTTTcggtttctgaaataaaccaCAAATTCAATTACTACTTACTTCAAAATTATGCTTCCAGCACTCTGCTCCAAGTACTTTCTTCGCAGCCACATGAAAATCAGCAGGCTTACCTGCAGGTACGGCGATGAAACACTTGCCGCCTGGTTTCAAGCACCACATTAAATTTCTCAAAGCAGTGGCATGCTCTCGAACGAAGAACAGCGCTTGTGACGAGAAAATCCAATCAAATTTTCCAGCCCAACTCAAATCAAAAGTCGTCTGGTCTTCAATGTCCGCGTGCGCAAAGTCCATCCTCTCATCTGCCACAAAAGTGAATGCATAATTGATGGCATTTCTGTTCGAATCTACTCCCAGCACCTCTCTGCAGTGTGGATAGTAGTCGGCTATCTGTGCTGTGGTGACCCCATAACCACATCCAACTTCCATAACGTTCGATCTAGCAAACTCGGATTGCTCTGTCACCTGTTGACATTCCGCCAGCAAGGTACTCTGCAGAGCCGTTAAGTATCCTCTACATTCATGCGGAGAATAATCTTCCattgttcaatttttcaaaagaCAACAGCAATGGTGAAATAGTTAAATCTAACAAAAATCAGTTGAATGGAACACAAAAATCTTACGACGcatttatcaaaagaaaattcttaaatatttctgAGGATAAGAGCTAAGCTCTGAAATCCCTGCGTTAGCAAGCCATTCAACAAGTGTAAACCAAGAGAGGCAGTGATATTCCTCCCCATCCTCCGATGTGTTTTCATTGACGTAGAAGCGCGTTTCTCCCCGACACTCATTCGAGGCATTCACTTAATTCTATACTTAGGTTGTGTTATATGTTTAAGAAGTTTTGTCTGGATGTTCGGTGTTCTTCAGCACTTCTGGACACTTGTGAAAACGGGGTTGCTACAATCGGCTCTTTATCGCTTAAAGagatttaataataaaatgcacCGCTTCCGTACATATCAGGTTAGATAACTGGAGCAATAAATGCTTCAGGAAAAAACACGGATattctctgccccccccccccccgccgcagACTCCCACAGCTCTATTTTAAAAATAGGCAAGTTCGTTTCTCTAAACCATTTTTTCAATTTACGAATCCAATATTTGCAGCATCCTTTCGTCATCTTTTTTAAAGAGCAATTTTTTCTGTGATGGAAAAAGTGATGTTTCAGTTCATAAACGTAATTTTCCCAGAATCAATAAGTCCTCTTTTACTTTAAAGCCCACTTAAAagattcaagacgtcaaaattcaaacgaATGCTGGATGTTGCTTTCTTTTGATACATCACTTTCATTTTGTAAATACTCAAAATTatctattgtttttattttcacctgtgacCATACTACATTTGGAGATACGATTCTTCGATTTGAGAATTAGTCCCAATATTTcacgaaaattcaaattttgttctttaattgtATTACTATTTTTGCAGCATTAAAAGAGTTTTAGAGGACGGCATTCGGTAAATTTTTTCAAAGATCAACTTTACTAATTTTCTGACATCGCTGTGAATTTTATTTGcctatttttatataaaaaaaaatattcaaatttgtaCCGAGCTGAAATCGAACTGCGACTTTTGGAATGGAAAATAGATATCTTACCATTCGAATTTCTTCGGTCAGGAGTAAACATATGGATCTCTATTCTTGAGTGTAGGgtaggtaaaaaatatatatatatatatattgaaatgtTAAGGGGCAGGAgattaaaaaggtgctaaatggtcTCAAACTAACATATGTGAAATTTTATTAGATTCTGATAAGGCTTTTTGCCTCTGGATTGAGTTTTGAAGTTCGGATTTCCTTACCTAAATAGGATACACTCCATGTAAACAAATATTAATACTTGGACAACCTTAAGttgttattactttcttctatatctaatatatagaagaaagtattggaattcgtgcaaattttcgaatttcgaattttgacggattcgaacgtcttgaggtgtgctgagtccatttcgactatttttggaaaatgtctgtctgtctatgtgtatgtgtgtgtgtatgtgtgtcacgtctgtgtgtgtaccagttttttgtggccgctctacagcaaaaaccaccgcatgaaatcgaacgaaatttggtacacatatgtgccccctatgtgaacttgtgcccattggtttttggcgcgaattcattcaaggggggtggagcaataggacgttttttaagttacgcgtgattgctattcctcaggaagtaactggcggaatcaaacaaaatttggtccatatgttgccagtaacaggaacaggtgctgattcaattttggtgtcaataactcaaacgggggttgagctatagaacgttttttgtcgtcaattgtgactgctgtatctcaagaaataaggaacggaatgaaagaaaaatttatcggcaagtagcccttagtaggtataaaagctgattttattttggtgtcaacagctaaaaagggggtagcgtaatcgccccgttctttttttccattgtgagtgccctatctcaagaagtaatgctacgttctggttgaaatttggaatatatgtgaatccatatgtaaacaggctttggttcaattttggcgccaatcgcgccaagaggtgctgatttatttttattatcattatttttttagcgaataaaaatagctttattaatgcaacaaaaagaaagataaattgtaatagattgtcgtctgcgtatttctcgtgattttaattgtatggaaatgatcggaaatattatctcaatgatttaaaatttttaactgttgccaccttatgtttgataacaaataaaatatttgtaattaattcaagcaaggcttttaaaataactttcaattttcactctttgctttgcttttgcaataactcagaccatggccccactgaatacttaacggccgtggcaatcgctgaaactcatggcaacaaagagggcgccactggctacccctgtttttgtttccacttggcgtgattgtgagcgttggcgctttggcatctgtgattacgtgatttctcgacttattatcgggcgtacgtcatttggcgaaaattttaatttcaaaagaaggaatgaagagaaaaagtgctaaataagcattgtattacaaaggtgaagagcatttcttattgttgttttaatatcatatcaaaaattatgcgtaataaaaaatctaaactaaacacagaaaacatatgatttttatttaaaattaatgcgtaattcttaatatattttttcaaacgccttttttttaaagctttgcaaataattttcaattttttttttaaatcccctggggtttcctttttggatacaacagttctaagattgatgatatatggcaggcagccctcatttctaactttacatgctcatttacatgcaaatttttttctgctcaataaattacatcgaaaaaaaaaaaaaaaaaaaaaaaaaaaacacgctccgcaatctgtaaatacatttatttctcaaaagttaagagggtcattcattgccccttttgaagctgatggggattagagggggggggggggtgtataggaatttacgttaacaattgccattctttccactcgtaatgtagtgtatattttacaacgagtagaatttaatttaaaatgtacgcttgggaacaggcccgaagtttaaaaatttccggagggggggggggcaaaggttttgtgttcgggaaaaaacaacaaaatacgagcaaaatgcctaattttagtatgtttgtaaaatttaggggtgtcataattgcccccttccccccgtgatatccccacttgacaggcctggttaggaatattctttttcaaatgaagaagaacaatagaaaagctaaaaatatgatggaaatttaagaaaatgaaccattaacataattttaaaaacatttaaaatcagagtgtgactaatacatggttctacgacgggtccgtggttctcgcgccaatattttacggacaccaaaataatgtcatttatctttttccccttccatttttagcgCACCTCATGTTATAATaaatttagtgtagattttagtagtatattacTGCACAATACGCACAGAGATGCACAAACGTTTAGTGCccaagagctatttcgaaaaagtgcagatttttttccttacaaaaggaaattcatagcataatcaaaaaataaataaaaaataacatggagctagaaaaaactttcattttcccaacagttttttattttaattaatttttttaaatgtccgattttgaaaataaggcgtggtctttatgacgtcacaaatgatgtactttggcgcatctctaccgcgtttctacgttgtgatgatcaagaagcgaattacatattgcactctacgcttactatcaatcatatagttgccaacacttgtgaatattgtgctctgtgagtggcatcagtgaatggcatttcatcatttgcgatgacatcggcagaagcgtaaacaatgaaagagcaccgattaatgcatttttttttttaaatattaaacttagtcaagttattttaaaaaatggtcagatcctatgattttaaaaatgttctttcaggaaaaaaaaaagaaaaagaaaaattaatttgaattttgtcatcttgaattcaaattatgtttttcgcaatcacgagtgtgtgtttgtatgtgtgtgggggggggggggtatgtgtatgtgtgtaggcatgtgtgtttgtctgtatgcagttatgagtgtgtggatagttgtgtgtaagagtgtttgtgtgcgtgggggcggggtatgtgtatgtgtgtgtgtaagcatatgtgtttgtgtctgtatgcaggcatgaatgtgtgggcaattgtgtgtatttgtgtgtatgtgtaggtgtctgtatgcatgcgtgtgtgtatgtgtatgtgtataggggtatgtgtgtatggtggtgtttgtgtatgtgtgtaggggtatgtgtgtatggtggtgtttgtgtatgtaagtgtatgtgtttgtgtgtgcgtgtatatatgcgtgtgtgtgtaggatatggacgcaacctggagacggtttttgctagaggagcagcatcgtgtggccggccgacgcgacgggtggtgctggcagagggtggcgccgcgccggtgggaaaaatgatagcacgccaaaaacagtcaaataaaagcaataagcaatcgtgattgctcaaaaaaaaaaaaaaaaaaaaaaaaacttaaaatttcggaaacgaccctgttgcttcacacgctttgagcattaaaaaaatgtatatatatacacccaatcctctttttatgcggtgaatagggaccgcataaaaaaatcgt
Encoded proteins:
- the LOC129223421 gene encoding trans-aconitate 2-methyltransferase-like, whose amino-acid sequence is MEDYSPHECRGYLTALQSTLLAECQQVTEQSEFARSNVMEVGCGYGVTTAQIADYYPHCREVLGVDSNRNAINYAFTFVADERMDFAHADIEDQTTFDLSWAGKFDWIFSSQALFFVREHATALRNLMWCLKPGGKCFIAVPAGKPADFHVAAKKVLGAECWKHNFEPISDLVSDMTEANCNRLWFHHPHADRVYSALLEQVGYQILHTKLFNFRYIFSSAEEYKVLLHNLIRKPLQCLPEEKRESFLKEFQKTASKKAKKTPGGSVIWNLKYVMVLAKRSDL